The following DNA comes from Gopherus flavomarginatus isolate rGopFla2 chromosome 5, rGopFla2.mat.asm, whole genome shotgun sequence.
GGGATCCTCTTTCATAGATGTACTCTCCAGCCTGATTGGACCCCACGAAGCTGATTGCCTTGATATCCGGATGGTCACAAATAAAATTCACAGCTTCAAAAAGGAAACAGCTCATTATATGGGACTCAAATTCTTCTCCAGAGTGTTCAATGCTTGAAGAGACCATtttgatcaaaatggtcccttccggccttCCACCTCCATCTCCACAATGCTCATCCCTCTACTATCCACAGCCCAAGCACCCAGATTCCTGCCCCCCTATGTACTACTATTACAAGGGTTCCACTGCTGCCCATCCCCTCCTTCTGCTCACTGTCCAGCACTTGAACCACCGCCACTCTGTTCTCCTACCTGGCTCCCCAATCCTCATCACTCTGTCCCCACAgcagccacatcccagctccTCCACTCACCCTGGCCTTTGCCCTTCTGGCACTTGAACTCCAGCCACTTTCTCCCACTCCCGTCCCTACTACACACTGGAGTTCACAGAACTCCTTATCCTTTATATCTTGATGTTCTTCCAGCTCCAGAACTGCCAGAACCCATCTTACTTTTTAACCACCCAAAATCTGTCAAACTGGGTGCTtcaagttaggctcctaaatctgaATTTAGGCGCTGAGGGTGATTTTTTTCAGATGTGCCTAAGTGACTTTGGAGTACAAGTACCCTAAGTCAACGGTACTTGTACTCCAAAGGCACTTGGACACTTTGAAAAGACCATCCTAGGAATCTAAATGTACATCCAGTTTTAAATGCTGTCCACCCGCTTTCTTTAAAGGTTTCTCTATCGTCCTGCATCATCAGCCTTGCACTtccctggatcccccttgtctcaATTTCCCAAACACCGTGCTGGTTCATAACAGTGGAAACCCTAACATCTCTATGCCTCCCCTCAAAGGACACATGCCCCAACACACCCTCACACTCTGTAGCCAACTCAGCAGACTAGCCTGAGTTTACCTTCATGTTGCCCATGGATGATGTTCAGAGTCCCATCAGGGGCACCAGCGTCCTGTAACAGCTTAGCAAGGaacatgagtgctcctggcacACGCTCCGATGGCTTCATCAAGAAGGTGTTACCACAAACCATGGCCATGGGGAACATCCAGAGAGGAATCATGCCTGGGAAATTGAATGGTGCAATCCCTGCACACACTCCCAGAGGCAGGCGAAAGGTGTAAGTGTCCATGTCCTTAGTGATGGAGGGCAGGGTCTCTCCCAACATGAGGGATGTCACACTACAGGCGTGCTCAACCACCTCTGCAGCAGAAAGGGTGATATGCCAAAGAGTGAGCTCCTACCACTCATCCTCAAAACTGCTTTCTTTACAATGCCACAATGAAATTCTCTCTTCCTGCATCTTTCCCCACAACTTACAGCTCCCATGCACCATGAACACTCCCTGCATGGCCAAACACAGTAGCTTGGCTGGCTGTAAATGGATTCTTATAGGCTCTGAAGGGTGCTACTTTCTTGTGTTCTATAGCTCCTGTTGCTCATTGGACTTTTACCCTGCCCATAGCTTCTGAAAGCCCCTTACAGTGGGAGGAGCCACTAACTTACGGAGGCCTCGGAATACGTCTCCCTCAGCATCAGCCAGGGTCTTTCCTTGTTCTAAAGTGATGAGTTTGGCAACTTCTTTctggaaataaaaagaaagagagaaaaggtcAACCAGCACAAGTGGGAGGTAGAAGCAGGATAGACTGTTCCACAAATAGCCAAATACTGCAACGAATGGACCAGCAAAGAGGGGCTTGGAAAGGAAACACTACCCAATTTGCTACTTCGTAATGAATCACTGTATGTGTGAGAAGCCAACAACCTACAGAAAGGGACTGTTTTAATTAGGACAACTGGAATTGTAGGGACAGTCTGAATCCTATGGCATCACAGCCACGCAATCTGGGGATTTAGAACTGCAAAGCTGTAGTGAGAACAACTCTTGCAGATATTTCTCCCTTTTGCCTTCACTGACTCCATTAAACCTCAAGACAACTTGAAACAGCACTTGGTGTAAAGATAAAATGCAACCAACAATCTGCCCTTCCCTGCATCTGCAAGCAATATTGCCTTCTTTGTCCCCATGGGCCTGAAGAGCACCACACCATCCCTTTCCTGGCACGAGGTATGCCACCCCCATTCTGCTCACAAACCCAGGCAGCACTGCCCCACCATGAGCCCAGGAAACAGTACTCAAGCATCTCACCAGGTTGTCCTTGATGAGCTGCTGGTAACGCAGCAAGATTTGCTGGCGGCTCAGAACAGATGTCTCTGACCAGTTCCGTAAAGCTTTTTTGCATGAACTCACAGCTGCCTCCATCTCGCTCTGCGTGGCCTTCGGGACACGACCAACCACCTCATTTGTGGCCTGATGGAACAACCAATTATATCAAAACTCATCCTCTTCATGCCATTTCCCTCAGCCATTCAATGCCCCTTTCACATCCCTGATCTGATATCCTTCTAAAATGGAACCATACTTACATGATTTCCCTGATGTCAGGCAGAAACTCCTCCCCTTACATACTTTGAGGACACAGCTTCAACTAGagttgagtgctcagcacctctgaaaatcaagctgtagGTGTCTCAAGACGGGCATCAAGAAAACAAATAGTTAGCGGCCACCTCTGAACATTTTGGTTTAAGGGACCTGCCTAACAGTGACTGTAGCAGAGTCAGAGATGGAACCCATTTTTCCTGGGTTCAGTATCGTCAGTGCTTTAACTACAATATTATTTTTGCTTCCTGTATCTCTCAGCCTCTTCACTACACATCTACTGTGCATAAGATGGGATCCTAAGGacagcagtctctctctgtatAACGGTCTTTTCCATGCCTCATCTGCTGTTCCTCTTGTGCTCTAAATGAGGCATAGGTCCTTTGGAAAAATCAGTAAGTATTACGAAGTTAAGTACTATATCATAATTAGTATGGACGACCATAAATCCAgcatttcctatcttttgagAGCTTGTTTTAGCAaccataacattcttttaatgtaggttttttaaaaattgttttgacaTAAGAGAGATCATCAGTTACATCATTCAGAGAGACATCTGCAAAATAAAGATAAGTAACCGTTCAGAGCAAGAGGAGAAGAAATAAAACAAGAAAGCGAGTAGCCTTGCAAAGAATGAATCTCCTCACCAGATACAATGAGTTTAGCCAGCTGAGCCAACTTTGCTGAATGAGTCTCATTGTTCTGATCACTATCAAGAACAATATGTAAAAATAACTATAACGTCAAAATGGGGCTCCACAcagaaaagtctgagaacccGGTGTCTAGACACCTGATGCAAGGGTCAGGTATGATCCCCCTCCATGCAGTCTCAATTGAATCTGCCCCCTAGAAGCAGACACAGAAATGAATTTAACAAAATCTGAGTTCTGAGACCAGACTCATAAAGCAACTGCATCCAACAAGGTACTTGATGCCAAATTCACTGGAATTTCACAGCTTAAACATGGCAGCTCCATCAAAAGTGGGGAAAAGAACCTCAGATTCTAGCCAGGATTCTCTCCTCCCCCTTGGAGGGGAGGTGCAGTCTACACCAGTCTCTGCCAGGAGTTTACCTTCAGGCTTACATCAAATCACTAAGTCCAGTCCTgtgcttctatgattctatgacagaaaCCATTTACTAACTTGATGTACTAGTCACAGAGCCCCTTCAGTGTGCAAAGAGTGGAAAAGAGGCCTAAGTCTCCTCTCAGAGATCTACCATataggggagagaaggcagcattcATCATTTCTACTGGGTCTGGCATTAACCTTGAGAAGGCAGTTGACCCCTAAGAAGGCAACTGCAAGACCGTCACATTTCCTGCATCTCCCCAAGTAATTTCAGTGAGGTGGAACCCCCTTCCGACCACAGCAAGGGCCCACACAGCAGCAGAGGTCATTTCACTTACTGGGTTGTGGATATCGATCCATTCGGTAGTTTTGGATTCAACAAACTTCCCATCAATGAACAATTTGGTTGTTGGCTGCAGAAGACAAAGCACAGGTTAGTGGGTGGTGTTTCTGCCTCCCTTTTGTGCTTAGATACCTTACAGAAGAGGCTGCTAGCACCACCTATTTTTAATGTTGCCCGACACTTCCCATTTAAAATATGCTgtgttcagttgcttataactttggcaGACTCGAACAGTTCAAGCTGAAATCTTCTATACTAGGTGTCTCTCGTAAGGGTcaattttggggggaaaatttcagccagaatGGTTTAGGCATCTCTGAGAGCAAGGCTAagagaaaatacattgttttgcaagTTAACAAATTCTggcaactttttctttaaaaagctaaCACCCAAAAGTTTTGGAGCaaagacttgaaatttggcagggagatGGCCTTTGTGTTAGggacataagagtggccatactgggtccgaccaaaggtccatctaccccagtatcctgtcttctgacagtggccaatgtcaggtgccccagaaggaatgaacaggacaggtaacCACCAACTGTCCATCCCGTCACAGTTTCTGGCAAAACataggctagagacaccatccctgtccatcctggacaatagccattgatggacctatccagatctttttttaaccctgttatagacttggccttcacaacatcctctggcaagttccatggattgactgtgtgttgtatgaaaaaatacttccttttgtttgttataaacctgctgcatattaatttcatttggtgactcctagttcttctgttatgaggactaaataacacttccatatttactttctccacaccagtcatgattttatagatgccTTTTGCTGTCACCATACAAATCCACCcacttggggatgggggaggaatcgcaatttgcacatgctcagtagggaCTTCAATTATAACAGCTATAATCTTCAAAGATTCCCTCCTCGTTGAATGTACTCCATCCTCTCACTGCTCTTATGAATGACCAGGCTGCACAAGTGACATCCCCACAAAGCATGTGCCCTCCAGCGCAGGGGTAAATCTGGATTTTCTCTAtaataactagggctgtcaattaatcacagttaatacATGCAATTCAAGCAAAACAAACTAGATTAAAAAATGGttgcgattaatcgcagttttaattgcactgttaaacaataatagaatacaaattTAAATTCATTATCAATATTTTTAGATgttattctacattttcaaatatactgatttcaattacaacatagaatatcaagtgcacagtactcactttatattattatttttgattacgaacattgcactgtaaaaagataaacaaaggAGCCTGCAATAGAACCCAAGCCTCTGGAGTCTCACCGGTCCTCAGtggtcagcaaatatctgtgaaactcaTTGACAAAGCATGTCTCTCCGTCAACTGCTGGGCCACTACAGGATGACAACTTACTATTGGCATCAGTTACTCCATTAAGTGAAGTAACTGAGGTCTTTGTGGTGGATCTCAAGATTCCAACCCAGCTAATGGCCCATgaggtgtcaatatgatgccacataatggaatttctggtttttttcccctcaatttgCTTTTTTTAAGAGCTGGGAAATTGCAcacaaaaaaattacattaaaagaagaTTATTTAAGTTACGAAGTCAAACAAtcaaaagttgggaaatgccagaattaaggctgcctgtgcaacATTAATTCAGCCCCTTGTGTGTCTGCATTATGGTACAGTCTTCAGTTACATCAtcaccatttttttccccacaggacccTTACCTTGTTTAGTGGACAGGATGGGCCTATTCTGGTGATAAATCAGGGCTGAGTATTAAAGGGGACTCTTGTCTGTAGGGCCCCTGCcttatttgttgcagaagttggaagatttgtactgaatgaggcaggggactgcaggaagagcaGGACTGGCTTATGGTTAAGATGGCTGAATGCTGCCCatccctgtctctgccacagagttctcaTGTgaatcacttaaaccaaactttgcacATGTAGTCACTAGTTGTATGTTGCTCATATTCTGGGTGCCTTACTCAAGACCTTAGCATCTGATCTGCATAAGTGCCAAGCACTGAGCTGCAAATGAAGTCAAGGGGAGCTATGCTTTGAACACATAATGCTCTATATAATGCTaactactctgaaaaatcagctttTAGGTGTCTGAAATTGGGCATAAAAAATTAATGAATATTTTTGACCTTAGTCTCTCTTTGTCttagtttttccatctgtaaactggggatgataataccaccaccacctcacTTCAACTCacttcacaggggtgttatgAAGATAAACTCATTACTGTTTGTACAACATTCAGATACTCTGGTGagagcaccacagaaaagcccaTTTTGAGGACAGTAAAAATTctatcttcagagcagggtttgaatagtgtgcagtaaataaaccTGGAGCCACAATGAATAAtgacaagaaaacaaaatattgaatagagcATCATTCTTCTatgcattgaatgaggcaggggccctgtggaaaaaatatgCATGATCATGTAGTTAAAGACCATCAGAATCAATATGCACAAGGGGGacgaattaaggttgcatgtgcCATCTTAATCCTGACAGTCTCGATCTTATTTTTCACCCCTTGTGCACTattataataatctttgtacaagcaTGCCTTGTGAGATATCGTTTGAAAGCTCATAGTTTGATTATCATTATTTTCCCCGTAAAATGTGTGGCAATACTGTATGTAAAGTTGTAAGATTTCATCATGTGGTGTTACTAAAACATGTTCCAAGTGGCCAAactagttcctcagagacaaaaggcaagcTGCTGCCTCAGCCAGGGGTAAACAAGGTGAAATTGGCCTAGCAGGAAAAGGGacataggttaaaaaaaaaaaaaaaaaaaatctacattttcgCAAAAAAAACCAGCATGGGATTCCCATCCAGGTATACTCTCTGTCTCCTAGAACTCAGCAGGAAATGCTTCTtggtagggggaggggaaagctATAGAAAGGAAGGACAGACACTACAAATCATTCCCCCCTTTCTTTCTGCTTATGGCATTCACGACATCTGaagaacaaagaaaacaacacTGGACTGGGGAGGGATCCTGGCTGAAAGTTTAGCCAGTAGAACTGCTGAATCACGTGGTGAGACTTTGCCCTGAATTTACCCTAGTTTAGGGGTTCTTAAATTTCCAtgcaccgcgacccccttctgacaacaaaaattactagggGACCAGGATGGTGGACCAAAGTCTGAACCTGCCCAAGCCCCGCCACCCTGAGCTGAAACCATTGGGATTGGCCTTCAGCcccagaccccagcaagtctaatgccagccatgGAGAACTGTTACCCTAGTTGGCAAAATTAGGCATTAGTTgccttttacttttatttttcttataaccaattctgacttataTGGCTCATACTTGTGTGTGCTTAAAATCTCTCTCGTTTTATTactttatctaatccagtgtgtttgaattaaagtgtttgggaaactccatttgggacaGCAAGTGTGCTTATCATTTTTATTAGTTAAATGACAAACTTTATATAAGCTTGTATTTTCCAGGAAAGGGAtgggcagtacaagacatacatttctgggggaaaatctgggaatgggagtgtgttggggtcactctgcatTAAAGCTAGTGTGAGTCTGGCAGGCAGCCCTCTCACAATATAGCTTGGAGTGACTTATGTGCTGCAGGCTGTGAGAAAGCAGACGAGGAGTGGTGGCTACAGCAATGAAAAGGCACCCAAGGTTAAAGGGCAGGGGGACACAACTACACATTAGTCTGGATCTTACCCTGGATATATCACTCCTGGCATTTGCTAACTTTTGATTGCTTGACTTTACAATCTTAATAATGTTCTGTTAATGTAGTTGTCCTGTGTCTAATAAATATCTAAGATTAATAAGAAGgcagatttctctctctcaatgACCAGAAAGGCTCCTTAGGACTTTCCTCCGTCACTTCACTAAGAGCCCCAAAGCATGAATATGTTAGGGAAAAACAGCTATAAGTCAAATGGAGGAGAAGGGACAGAAGTgaccagggcttaaattcagctggagctgtctaGAACagagctccagtaaatattttcaaacctgtggGAGCCTTGGCACCCCCTCcctatggggctgaagcccctgagacctccccccctgccctaCAACTGAAGCCCAGAACCCCAAattgggggaggtggggaaaaAGAGGGCCAGGAAAGTGTCTGAAAATTTAAGCCCTGGAAGTGACCTTTAAGGAGAGATGTGAAGGAAGTGTTTCATTGCATGAGGAAAAGAGCCCAACAATTCACCTGCCCCAGTAGCTATTACAGACTTCTTAGAGCTTTAGCCAGCCTTATCTAGAGTTCTGACTTGAAACGATTTCATGCCCTGCTAGCTGGGCTGATCTATTAATGTTAATTCAGCAAATAAATTTTCTTCCCATGAAACCCACCCCTTTGGCAATGCAACCACAAAAACTTGCTTTAGTTTCATAACACCAGATTAGATAGGCACTGGGCACCCTGAGTTATGCAAGAGAAAGTACCAGGATGCAGCTCCTGCCATACAAATATGTGGAGGCTTAACAAAATAGCTGCCATCTgcatctcctccttcccttccctgcatCCAGGACCCCCTGAGCCTCCAATTCCTTCCCTTTGGTAAAGCTTATCATCAGGAAGAAGAATGAACTCACCACTGagaaagaagagaagaaggaTGAAGAATACCAGGTGGGACTTACTTTTGCAGGGATCTACATGAAAGAAAGCCAGAGACACAGAGACCAATGCTGTTAAAAACACAAAAGGCAAATCCTGGGGTCTCCGCAGAGGTTAGACCCATCCAGTCCCTGCCTGCCTTGTGGTATCTGAGCCCCAAGGTCCATTAGTCAATTGTATCCTGATGGAACAATGCAGGTGACAGTCACCAACGGTTGCAAGTTAATATGCCATGGGGGGGGTCACCATTATTCCCCGTATGTAGGCCAGAGAACTGAACAAGTGCTAATGGAATCAATGGCAAGGAACCTGATTAAGCACCAACTGTTCAGTGGTTCAAGTTAGCCCTGCTAGGTCGACGTATTTGAAAGTGCTGCACAATTGCCCTCATCCACACGAGTGCAGTTCTAAACCGTTTCCACTGCGCAGCTTAGGTACCGTCCCGCAGGTCCCCGTTCTGCTGCCCCAAGGAGAACACTGAGAACCGCTTCCGTCAGTCCCTGTCCACCGTGGCACCAAAGCAGTGAGGCCGACCCCGTGCAGAGCCCTGTGGGGAGCCCGCCCAGCCCAGCGCTCGCACCCCAGTCACCTCGCTGCCCGAGTCTGAGAGCTGTCCCGCCGCCACCCCTCGCTGTGCGCCCCGGAGAAACCCCTCCCTCCGGGGCGAGTGCAAgacttgcgccccccccccccggcaggatCGGGGACCCCGGGTCTCTCACTCAGTGGAGCCGCGCTGGCAGCCAGGCTGACCCCCGAGAGCCCGTCGGGAACACTCGTGCGGCGGCTACACGGGCCCTAGCCCGGGGGACCGTCCGGCAGAGGTGAGGCCGGAGAGAccagccccgagcccccagcCGCAGCAGCTCAGCCCTGGGCCCGCCCCTCGGAGGCACGACAGGGCTCCCCCACCAAGGCACGGGGAAGGGGCTGCTCGATACCCTCGGGCCCCGCTGGGCTGCAGGCGCCCGGCCTCACCCTGCACAGGAGCCGCTGCCCAACCTGGGCCCCGCGACCTGCCAGTGCCGCCATCCTGCCTGCTGGGAGCCCTCGACCCCGGGGCAGACCGCCAGACCCTCACAGAACAGGGCCCGCCCCGCCCCCGCGCTGCCATTACCACTTAGACAACACCCACGCCTTCGCACGGCACGGTGCCGCTCGTCCCGGCCAATAGGGATCCGAACTCCTTTGGCCCCGCCCCACAGGAACCGCCCACCTTCCCGGGGCGAGGATTGGCCACGTGAACTGAAACGCCCCCTGCATGGGACGCCTGCTTGGGTGGAAATTCGGGTCCAGACACGCCTCCTAGGGAGAGGAACGCAGGCGACGCGTGTCGGGGCGGCTCTAGAGGGAGTCACGTGGACGGGTTCCCGCGGGCGGCAGTTGCCCGTCACGTGACTTGGCAAGATGGCGGCTCCCACGGAAGGTAAGCACTTGAAGTCCCGGGACTGGAGCCGGTTCCGCCTCCCCTGCGCGCGGAGCTCAGCCGCGGCGCCTCCTGggcaccggcccagcccgccccgTTCCTGAGCCGCATCTCGAGCTTTATCTGTCGCTGTCCCCACTTCCTCTCGCCGGCGCTTCGGCACCGTGGGGGTCCCGGGGACTTGCCTTGCCAGGGGCCCCCATCTCGCTGCGGGGCCGCCCCAGGCAATGGAGCCTGACTCGGGAACGTCCCCGGACAGGTACCACTAGCGTTCTGCGTGGGGCGCCGCGGTCGAGCCGTGCCAGGGCGCCCTCACGCCACGGCCCGGGGGCAGTACGGCCGGGGCGCCGCCGAGGCTGCGTGTGATATGCCCGGTTGCGAGGCGGGAGTGGTGTGCGCCGTGTCTGATTGATTGTCTCCTTCCAGGGACCGATCTGGAAGCCTCCCTGTTCAGCTTTGAGAAGCTGGACCGAGCATCTCCAGACTTGTGGCCGGAGCAGCGTAAGTCTCCCCCAAGGCTTGGTGATGTGGGTGGGTCCCTCGTGAGGGAGGTAGCAGGAGAGAGCCTCTAGTGTCCCAGTGAGACTAGGAAAGGCCCCTGGATCATCAGTGTACTGCAGTCCCCCACTTGGGAAGGGGCCTGTGTGTGTCACAGAGTTATGGTCTGGTTGTGCAGGGAGTGGCACCCTCTAGACTTTATCTGGCCACATAAATGTAATGCCAgtttaatggaagaggtatccaGCTTGAGCCTCAGTAGATCCAGGATGTCCTCGTGGCAGCTTTCTAATGGGGATACTTCTCAGGTTGTGTTCTCTTCACCGATGAATTTAAACTACAATGATCTGCGTTCCATGGTGAGGTGGCTGATATCTAAGTAGTGAGGGCTGATAGGAACAATTCTCAGGACCTCTGTGTAAACTACTAGTCAATAAGCTCCATCTGCCTGTTCTTGACACTCCCATGGCAAATCAGCAGGAGTATTCTCCCAAGGAGTATTCTGAATTCTTGTAACTACTGTAGTACTTACTACAGTTTCTTGCATGAATTAAAGTGACTAACATTTCACATTTAATGTAGTGAGATGGCATTTCTTGTGGCAGGGTGTGCCTGGGGATTTTACCtaactacactgcagctgggaagtgTAATTTCTAGTTTGATTGGCACATGTGCAGTAGCTCTGTTCAGTGTAGCATACAAACATATATCAGCGTGGCCATGGCAACTCAGGCTAGTTGTCAATCTGTCTGCTTAGGACCTCAGACAGGATTGTATTCAGGCAAGTTGCCTATGACCTCCGTGGCCACACTGtaatttttagcatgctaatgCAAGTGTTTATGCCTACCCAAACTGGGAATTATGCTTCACAGCTGCAAGGTAAACATATCCTTAGATGATGGTTAGTTGTGGCTTCTTTGGAAACAGGAAGGCAATGGCATTTCGGTCATGAAtaattctttctctctccttctatCCAGTACCAGGTGTTGCTGAATTTGCTGCTTCCTTCAAAAGTGTAAGTGATCTCCTCTAATTGAAACCTTTTTACGTTTTCCCCCACTTCTTTCCCCAACTTTGCTATCTTTTGGAAATTCCTGTACCCTATACAGACGTTTTGTCCATGAGGTTTCTTAAATCTAGTTTCTTAATGTGTATGTTTCTATTAAGACCtctcctagatcagtggttttcaaactgcgtgtcgcaacccagtactgggtcatggaaTGTAAAGCACTGGGTCGCTGCGACTCTGGTCATCACTGCTGACCGGGCtattaaaagtcccattggcagtgctgcccagctaaggcaggccaGTTCCTATCTGTCCTGACACTGTACTgcgccccggaagtggccagcagcaagtccagctcctaggtggaggggggatggggcaggagcagcatgtggagccccaagagctggggtggggtgagggggtggtGCATGTGGTTGagagctgcacagagctgcttgcttgcctccgcctaggagctggacctgctgctggcagctTCCAGGGCGCAGTGCAGTCTGctgtgccaggacaggcaggaagcctgccttttCACTCCTGCTGTGTCGCTGATCAGGAGCCGCccgaggtaagcccatgccccaacccccttccccagccctaagcccccccaaacctggagcccctccctgcaactcaaacccctcatccccagccccgtcccagagcctgcaccccaaccccctgcccctcccacaccctgaacccctcatccccagctctgttgggttgtgggcatcaacaattttcttcaactgtgtcggcagaaaaaagtttgaaaacagctgTCCTAGAAAAAACACTCTTTTGTGCACGTTACTTGTCACAGTCCGTATTTTCTTGCTAGGGTAACTTTTTCCTCTATAGGAGTTTCAGAATTTACAATAAATGTATCTTCTGCTTCATACTGTATATGAAACTTGGAAATGAAAGCTTTAGATCTGAACTTGGTTATTATCAGAAGTATTACTGTCTATATTGCCCTTTGGGAGATAAGGGGGCATTGCATCAAACTTCAGCAGCAGTGgaaaaaaattgtggaaaaacaggaCTCGGTTACAGAAACACAGCATCAGATGAGAATAACACTTTACAGAGTGTCTGGGGTTTAATCCTTAGTCCATTTAATATTACTGTCTGGGTGTCATTATTGCTGGAGACGGTAGCTTTACATCTCGTACAGCAATGCACAAAAATACTTGATTGAGCATGTGTTTTGTTTGTCTTCTGACAGCCTATCACGAATTCTCCTCCCAAATGGATGGCTGAACTAGAAAATGATGATATTGATATGTTAAAGGGTAAGTATGAGCTATCAGATAGCATGCGATGTGGAGTCTAAGTAAGTGGAAACTTGAGATCTCAAAGGGAAAGAAGTAGTGCCTATTGTGCTGCTCATACATATAAAAGAGGTGTTAGAAATATCAAGGaacatcactttttttttcttttctggttgTCTGTGACCTAAATCTATGTTGGTAGCCCTCTCAGCTGTTAATTGTTAAATCCTCCAGAGTTTTCTTCCcagatgttttaaacaaacaagtatttttttttaaatatccatttTATCTTTGTTCTGTAGTGTGAGAAGAACTTGTTTCTCTTGTCAGGTTTTATATTCTTGTTGTTTGTGATTGTGTAACTGGAAGGCTATAAACTATCATGAAgacaagattaatttttaatgtaaaacaCCCACAGGAGAAAATACATTCTTACtccgcttaaaaaaaaaaaaaattaaagcacaaGCCAATATCTCTTTCTGTGCCATTTACTCACAGAGTGACAAGAAATCTTGATTTCTGGGGAAGTTCAACTGTGTTTTTTGCACCCTCCTTGGCTAAAAAGCCTACTAATTCTAATAGGCAAATGAAAGTGGGGCTATTGAAGGGCTTTAGCTCAGATGAATTTTTCTCAGATACAGTCACTGAGTTTCTTTTATTTGGGAGCTATTTGTGGATGGACAGATCTAGAAAACATCAGCAGCTTTGGAAGTGTTCAACAGAGCTCCCCATGAGTGCATGTACTGTAGAAATAGCTCTTTGAACACAGCTCT
Coding sequences within:
- the ALDH6A1 gene encoding methylmalonate-semialdehyde dehydrogenase [acylating], mitochondrial isoform X4, coding for MAALAGRGAQVGQRLLCRIPAKVSPTWYSSSFFSSFSVPTTKLFIDGKFVESKTTEWIDIHNPATNEVVGRVPKATQSEMEAAVSSCKKALRNWSETSVLSRQQILLRYQQLIKDNLKEVAKLITLEQGKTLADAEGDVFRGLQVVEHACSVTSLMLGETLPSITKDMDTYTFRLPLGVCAGIAPFNFPGMIPLWMFPMAMVCGNTFLMKPSERVPGALMFLAKLLQDAGAPDGTLNIIHGQHEAVNFICDHPDIKAISFVGSNQAGEYIYERGSRNGKRVQSNMGAKNHGVVMPDANKENTLNQLVGAAFGAAGQRCMALSTAVLVGEAKKWLPELVERAKNLRVNAGDQPGADLGPLITPQAKERVCHLIESGVKEGAALLLDGRDIKVKGYEKGNFVGPTILAKVQRDFCGKWSLSC
- the ALDH6A1 gene encoding methylmalonate-semialdehyde dehydrogenase [acylating], mitochondrial isoform X1, with amino-acid sequence MAALAGRGAQVGQRLLCRIPAKVSPTWYSSSFFSSFSVPTTKLFIDGKFVESKTTEWIDIHNPATNEVVGRVPKATQSEMEAAVSSCKKALRNWSETSVLSRQQILLRYQQLIKDNLKEVAKLITLEQGKTLADAEGDVFRGLQVVEHACSVTSLMLGETLPSITKDMDTYTFRLPLGVCAGIAPFNFPGMIPLWMFPMAMVCGNTFLMKPSERVPGALMFLAKLLQDAGAPDGTLNIIHGQHEAVNFICDHPDIKAISFVGSNQAGEYIYERGSRNGKRVQSNMGAKNHGVVMPDANKENTLNQLVGAAFGAAGQRCMALSTAVLVGEAKKWLPELVERAKNLRVNAGDQPGADLGPLITPQAKERVCHLIESGVKEGAALLLDGRDIKVKGYEKGNFVGPTILAKVQPSMTCYKEEIFGPVLVVLEADTLDEAIEIVNRNPYGNGTAIFTTNGATARKYSHLVDVGQVGVNVPIPVPLPMFSFTGSRASFRGDTNFYGKQGVQFYTQLKTIISQWKEEDATVTKPAVVMPTMGN